From a single Fulvivirga ulvae genomic region:
- a CDS encoding methylglyoxal synthase: MRIAIIAHDGKKPEMVAFLLKNKDKLKQVELFATGTTGGHVANAGLKVTKLLSGPIGGDAQIAAMAATNELDMVIFFRDPLGKHPHEPDVQMLLRICDVHNIPLATNPATAELMIEGSSRID, translated from the coding sequence ATGCGCATTGCGATAATAGCACATGACGGAAAAAAGCCTGAAATGGTGGCTTTTTTACTCAAAAACAAAGATAAACTGAAACAAGTTGAGCTATTTGCCACCGGTACCACCGGTGGCCATGTAGCCAATGCCGGATTGAAAGTAACCAAACTCTTATCAGGTCCGATAGGTGGTGATGCTCAGATTGCAGCCATGGCAGCGACCAATGAGCTGGATATGGTTATTTTTTTTAGGGACCCGCTAGGCAAACATCCGCACGAACCAGATGTACAAATGTTGCTTAGAATTTGCGATGTGCATAACATTCCATTGGCTACCAACCCGGCAACCGCCGAACTGATGATTGAAGGCTCGTCACGAATAGACTAA